The region GTTTGCTAAAACCTGCATTATTTTCTCTAAAGCTTTCATAAAAAGCAAAAAGTTGCTTGGTTTGATTTTTAATAATTCCTTGTATATTCCCATTAAAACTTATAAAACTTTGATTTGTTTTATTTTGGGATTGATTTGATTGTTGTTGAGCTTTTTTATAAAAAGTTTTTGTTGTTTCTTCAATGGCGTTATTGAGAATAACTGCAGGAGCTTCTACAAAAAACTCTACATATGAATGGAACTTTTTAGGACTATTCAAAGCAAAGTGCATTAAAGATAGAAGAGCAAGAAAAAAAGCAAATTGCGTGAAAGTTTTGATTTCAAAAAATTCATTATTTTTGTATTTTTTTACAGAATATGCAAAAATAAGTATTGTTCCTATAGAAACCATAGCAGGTGCGATTGTTTTTGCAATATTGTTGTATTTGTCTTTAAATTCATTGGTGAAATTTTGAAATACGCCTATAATACTACTATAAAGCCCATCAGTAGCCACATTGAGATTATCAGCCGGTATGAAATAAGAAATAATACCAATAGCAAGAGAAATACCACCCCAAACCAAATAAGGCATTATTCATCCCATCCTTGTGTAATATTGTTTTTCATTTGTTCAAACTTTTCTGTTGCTATATTCCCACCTTGTGTCATCATAAAAGATTTTTCAACATCAGGCAATTGTGAAGTGGGCAGTCCAAATTTATTTAAATTTGCTCTAAAAGCTTGACTTGTCTTTTTATTTATTTCTAGAAACTCTTTTTTAACGCTTTCAGGAGGGTTTAAAAATGATGGCATAATGATATTTTGTTGTTTATAATAAGTGTCTGAATAGGCACTTGCCATAAGAGACAGAGTTTGATTCATAAAGTTTAGGTTATTGGCAATATTAAGTAAAATTTGCGTGTTTAACATTTCAAATTTTTGTTTAAAGTCTGCATAGATTTTTGCTTTAGTTTCTTGATTTGTTGCTCCTTTAAGCCTTTCTATATATGAGCCATTGTCTTTCTCAAAAGTGTTTATCAATCGCTCAATTTCAAGTGTATTACTAAAACAATAATCCTTACCATCAATATTTTGTTTAGAGCAATACCCTTCTTTCGCATAAATAGGATTTTTAACGGAAAGTTCTTGTGTGAAACTTGCACCTCTATTCTGTAAAGATGAAAAAAGTTTAAAGGTTCTAGCTTGAGCTTCTTTGAATATTTTTAAATCAATTTGTTTTGATTGAGATAAAAAATCTCCATAGCACTGAAAATTTTTTGATATTAGACAAGTTTGTGCTTGAGCTAGGTATTGTTGCTTTTTTATCCCTAAAAGTTCTTGCTCTTTTGTTTTGCAAATAAAATGAATTAGATTTGGTTTTAATCTTGGAATGAGCGATTAAAATGTCGCTTATATCTTCATCAAAAAACTCCGCTATGCTAAAAACCAATAAAAAGCACGCATACAACATAAGAGAGTTCAATATATCTAGCCAAGGTGTCATCACAAATGGCACAAAACTTGAGAGCAAAAAGCTCTTAGCATTGAGCCAAAGAAACTTTTCTTTGGAACTGATTTCTTTGAGATTAGAAACTGAAATACCGACTAATTGCATTGATAAGCCTTAGTTACCAACACTGGTCATAAACCAGTTAGCTAAGGCTGGGGCTTTAAAAAAGATTGCAGCACCAATTGCAATAGCAAGCACGGTCATTAAAATTTCTTTCCATCTATCCAAGTTTTTCCATATAAAAATAGCAAGTCCTAAAAAAATAACCATTAAAATGCCTTTAGCCGTAGGGCTAGTGAGCTGTTGTTCAATGGAATTAAAAAAGGTAGTCATATCCGCTTGTAGTAAAAGAGGTGAAAAACCTAAAAAGGCGATAAGCTTTCTAAAATGCCTTAATTTTTCCATGCAATGTTCCTTTCTTTTTTAACCACGCAAAATTTCGCTAACACTTTGTAAGTATTTTGATTGAGCTTAAAATCTAAGTGATAAATAACAAGTTCTTCATCAAACTCTAAATTTTCTTCATTGACAACTTGCGTTAAATGAATGATTTGATTTTTTAAGGCTTGTGTCATTTCATAGGTAATAACCTTTAAAACACCGATTTGTTTGATTTGAGCTAAATTCAAAGGCTCTTTGTCTTTTAGTAGGGCAAACTCACTCTCAAAAGTAAAATGCCCTAAGCTATTTTCTAAATGCTTTTCTAGCAATGAAAAATCTTTATCCCATAAATAACTGCAAGTAAGCTCTGTTTGGCTCTCTAAGGTTTTTGCGATTGTCTCTTGTTTTTTGTTTGAATAAAACTTTTCTAAATACTCTTTTACATTCAGCAATGTTTCATCAATTTGTATGGACTTTTTGTCTAGGGTTAGTTCAATCATTGTCTTTCTCTCTTTGTAGATGGTTGGCTTTGAAATAAAATATTGCTCGTTGGTTCAAGTATTTTTAAAACATGACC is a window of Helicobacter pylori NQ4053 DNA encoding:
- a CDS encoding TrbC/VirB2 family protein, yielding MEKLRHFRKLIAFLGFSPLLLQADMTTFFNSIEQQLTSPTAKGILMVIFLGLAIFIWKNLDRWKEILMTVLAIAIGAAIFFKAPALANWFMTSVGN